The following DNA comes from Oscillospiraceae bacterium.
AAGTTCATTTTTAACTAGCGTTTTATCTCTATTGGCCTGCTCGACCGTCAACCCTGAAACAGCATCCAACGGTCTTGGAAGAGTTACGAAATCATATATTTCAGCAAACGGTTTATTCGGAGCTTTTCTCAAAACCCTTCCTCGGCGTTGAATATATTCCTTTGGATTCGTTGTGCTAGCCAAGATGAATGCCGTCCGTATTCCAGGAATATTCACACCTTCATCAAGACACTTGATGGCAACTATCGCCTGTAAATCATCTCCTCGCTGAAAATGTTCTTTGATGAGTGCACGTTGTTCCATATTTTCTTCGGATGTAAATCGAGCTACACTCATTCCGAGTTCATTCCCGAGGATTTTTGTAACAGCTTCAATCTGTCTGATATCGCTTTCATCATCCGGAGTATTGTCAGACTCATCAACAATTCGAGTTGCTCCGCAATAAACCAGAATATTATGGTCGTTCTTATATGGCTTAATCACTTCTCTCAAGGCGTCCAATTTCTGCACCGCGCCGGCCACTACCCTAGACCGTTTCAGAGCAAAAATTTCTCCGTACTTATTTAGCTTATATTTTCCGTCTTTTCCCTTAATCAAGCATTTGGACATCTCATAGGACAACTGCTCATATGATTCCAGTTCAATATCGCTTAGATAAACCAGTACAGGATAATATTTATACGGCGTAAGCTTGTCTTCATCGATGGCCCGTTCCAACGTGTACTCTATACACTTTTTCCCGAAGAAGTTATATAAAAGAGCCGTGCCCTCTTCATCGCGATGACGATTGAGTGTTGCGGAAAGAGCCAGGCGATAAGTAAATCTATCGTCAAGCAGCCGTGCATAAGACCTCGCGCCAAAATTATGGGCTTCATCAACAACAAGCAGTATCGGAGTTTTTATTTTACTAGTCTGCTCTTGAAGGAACTTGTCCGTAAATGTCGCATTCGTGCAAATCAAGCAAAAGAATCTTTTATCACTGCGGATTTTCTGATCAAGCACTGCCTTTGAAAGACGTTTTCTCCAATCCTTATGTGCCGGGTCCCCATAGGCAACAATAGGATTCATATTAAATCGCTTAATATCCTTCACCCACTGTTCTACTAGATGCTGATATGGTGCGACTATAATCACCGCGAGCTCATCGTCAAGATCCTCAGACAGTTTGGAGATGGCCCCAAGGCCGGTATAAGTTTTTCCCGTACCTGTAGCCATATCAAAAATTCCTCTGCAATTTTCTCCTACCCAAACTGAAATAGCTTCTTTCTGGTAATCGTGAAGAGTTACATCATCCGGGATTCTGGCACCGACAGGCTTCGGATCCGGCTGTTTTCTGCTTCCTCTGAAAGCATTTATGTATCCATTCATTCTTCTATAAAACTGTTCATTATCAATATCAAAATCCGGTTCTTTCCGACGATATTTTTCAATCATTGCTTCCGAAATTTTCGGAAATTCCAATACTTGCAGACTTGGCTCTACGTTATTCCACATAGAATAAAATGCATTTTCTTTTAGCTTTACTCGATCTGTTTCCTCTCCCCTCCAATCACAAAAGACATCTATCGTTTCGTAATTAATTGCCATGGCGGTCATCGACTCATTCATAGATCCAGAAAAAGCAACGCGATTTCCATCTTTGTCTTCAATAATTCCCATTTTCTCATGGTACATTCCGAGATCATGATTATTATCTGTATACGCAATTCGGATATCCATGACTCCATCAGCAATCAGATTTGCCAACAGATTCAATCTTTCCATGGAAAAATAATCTGTGTGCTCATCAGAAAGCTGTCTCAAAAGTGCTACCTCAATGACCTTATTTCGATTCTCATACCCGGTCTTGATTGCACCAATATCTTCTTCAGAGAGATATGGGGAAGCAATTATTTCGATTTTCCCTCCGTTTCTGGCCATATCTCCTATTCCTTTGGAGATTTCAACCAGTGAGGACGATGAAAAGAAGCCCACTGCGCGGCGATAGGATGTTGCCTCGTGTAAGAGTGGAAGGTAGAAGTCCTGAATTACATTGTCTATCAGTGAGCGGTATTCGCTTTTTATGTACTGATTTTTTAAACTCATTACGCACCTCCTATAATTCCATCTCGATATAATCCAAGGCCTGCTTCAATTCTGTAAAATCTTTTTCTGCAGTAAAATAGTTCACGCTGAACCGAATTGTACCTGCCGGATATGTTCCCATGAACTGATGTGCAAGAGGAGCACATTGCAACCCTGTCCGCACAGCAATATGGCACCGATCAAAAATCGGTCCAGCACTATCACTGCTGATTCCATCTATTAGAGCAGAAACGATTCCTACATATTTGCATCCAGGTCTGCTTCCAACGATTTTAATAAAGGAATACCTCTCAAGCAGATTGATCAACCTTTCCCGATGTTCCTGCTCCTTCTCCCACATTACTTCTATGGTTTTTCCCCTTTCCCATTTCAACGCAGCGTTCAATCCGGCAATTCCAGAAATATTTAATGTACCCATCTCATATTTCTGAGGAAGGCTTTCCGGCATATCCTGATTTGCGGACTCATAACCCGTTCCTCCGAAGAGTATCGAAGGAAATTTCACAGATGGATCCATAACAAATCCAGAAATTCCTGTTGGTCCATACAAGGTCTTGTGTCCGGAAAAAACAGCAAAATCTATAGTTGACAGGCCAACATTCAGATCTACCAGCCCCGCTGTCTGCGCCATATCTACAAGGGTTATGGCATTATACTTCTTCGCAAGTGCAAATATCTCTTCTACTGGTGCAACCAAGCCAAATACATTGCTTGCGTGGCTGATAATGACAAAGTCAGGCTTCACCGCATCAAACTGGTACCGAGTGCGTTCCAGATCGTATTCCATTCCTTCCGAAACCGTCAGTTGCTTTACCTTAATTCTGCCTTCCTTCTCAAAATAATGAAGCGTACGCGTTACGGCATTATGTTCAAACGGACTGATATAAATATTCGCAGCGCCGTTTTTAATAATACCCTGAATGATCAAATTCAATGCAATGGTCGCAGTCGGCTCAAACACCACCTGTTTTGCTGGACAATGAAGAAGTTCCTGTATTAATATCCTTGTCTCGCCTATCAAGGCACCGGCGCTCTGGGCCAGTTTATAATTTCCTCTGCCAGCATTTGCTCCGGAAGAACGATAAAACTCATCCATTTTCTTGTATACGCATTCCGGCTTAGGATATGTAGTGGCCGCATTGTCAAAATACGCCATGCATTCGCCTCCCTCAACACATCTTTCTTAAAATATCCATAAGGATCTGCCGCTTCTCCTGTTCCGGAATTGAATACCCCATAGAATCAATTTCAGACATAATGGAGTTATAAAGCAACTTTCC
Coding sequences within:
- a CDS encoding DEAD/DEAH box helicase family protein — translated: MSLKNQYIKSEYRSLIDNVIQDFYLPLLHEATSYRRAVGFFSSSSLVEISKGIGDMARNGGKIEIIASPYLSEEDIGAIKTGYENRNKVIEVALLRQLSDEHTDYFSMERLNLLANLIADGVMDIRIAYTDNNHDLGMYHEKMGIIEDKDGNRVAFSGSMNESMTAMAINYETIDVFCDWRGEETDRVKLKENAFYSMWNNVEPSLQVLEFPKISEAMIEKYRRKEPDFDIDNEQFYRRMNGYINAFRGSRKQPDPKPVGARIPDDVTLHDYQKEAISVWVGENCRGIFDMATGTGKTYTGLGAISKLSEDLDDELAVIIVAPYQHLVEQWVKDIKRFNMNPIVAYGDPAHKDWRKRLSKAVLDQKIRSDKRFFCLICTNATFTDKFLQEQTSKIKTPILLVVDEAHNFGARSYARLLDDRFTYRLALSATLNRHRDEEGTALLYNFFGKKCIEYTLERAIDEDKLTPYKYYPVLVYLSDIELESYEQLSYEMSKCLIKGKDGKYKLNKYGEIFALKRSRVVAGAVQKLDALREVIKPYKNDHNILVYCGATRIVDESDNTPDDESDIRQIEAVTKILGNELGMSVARFTSEENMEQRALIKEHFQRGDDLQAIVAIKCLDEGVNIPGIRTAFILASTTNPKEYIQRRGRVLRKAPNKPFAEIYDFVTLPRPLDAVSGLTVEQANRDKTLVKNELARIKEFGRLAMNSMEANNLIWEIEEVYHLNDADTEQEGEDYE
- a CDS encoding aminotransferase class V-fold PLP-dependent enzyme, which produces MAYFDNAATTYPKPECVYKKMDEFYRSSGANAGRGNYKLAQSAGALIGETRILIQELLHCPAKQVVFEPTATIALNLIIQGIIKNGAANIYISPFEHNAVTRTLHYFEKEGRIKVKQLTVSEGMEYDLERTRYQFDAVKPDFVIISHASNVFGLVAPVEEIFALAKKYNAITLVDMAQTAGLVDLNVGLSTIDFAVFSGHKTLYGPTGISGFVMDPSVKFPSILFGGTGYESANQDMPESLPQKYEMGTLNISGIAGLNAALKWERGKTIEVMWEKEQEHRERLINLLERYSFIKIVGSRPGCKYVGIVSALIDGISSDSAGPIFDRCHIAVRTGLQCAPLAHQFMGTYPAGTIRFSVNYFTAEKDFTELKQALDYIEMEL